ACGAAAGATAGCCTACAAGTCCCACTGCCCCACAAATTTGTAGTATGAAGGGCACAATCAGAACATATCGTAGGGGCATTTTGGCATAAACTTTGCCAACTAAACAATTAATAGATTTGACGGGCTGAAGTTTGGATAACATTGTTGTTTAATTCTTCCCTAGTATATCTAGGGGTGTTCTGCCATATCAGCTACATTTTGTACCAGCATAATTACGGCGTACTATCACTTTAGTCATAGTGCATTATAACATTTTTAAGTATAAAAAAGAACATTTTATACTTATTTAACTAGCTGAGTTCCTCCAACGCCTAATTTTCAAACTTTGCGACTGCCAAGGCTGTTCGGGTACGCGATCGCGCCTGAATTCATTTTTATCTGGCAATGTATCAACAGATGTTCTCAGATAAGCTGAGATTTAACCGATTCCAGTATGCCATTCTAAAATCCAGGTCGCCATTAGCACCCAATCCTAAATTTAATTTTTAATTGCTGATGTCTTGATTTTCCGGTATCAAAACCTCTGGGCTTGTGCAAAAATTTATTTTTTACTACAACAATTTTAAAATTGTCATGCAAATACACAGTAAAAACAAAAAAATCCAAAAAAATTTACTTTGTATTTTCTATTTTTAAGAAATGTTAACTTTGTTGTGGAAGTATGTCAACCTCATCGCCAATTTGTAAAATTTTTCCGGCTGACGACGGAGGTAATTGGGTGTTGACACTCAAGCTGTAAAAGTGCTTAAAAGGTGTTGGAGAAACCCAATTTGGCAGAGTTGCTTGTCGTTGGGTTGCAAAGATTTTTTGAAAGTTTGGGTAAGCTTCCCCTAAAAACGAATCGCGTGTTGGAACTATACAACGCTGACACGGGTTAACCCCAAAAAAGTGTACATCTCCCACTCGAAAGGAGACTAAATCACCTGGTTCACTAAATAGCTGATCTTCCCAAAATGCTGGTACACCACTAATCTCGATATTTGCACGCATCCGACGGCGCATTTCATCTACACTTAAACCGGGGAACCAAGAAGCGACCTCTGTTAACGTTGCGGTACTAATTACCGTTGGGCCAAGTGAGTTTTTATCATCAGGAAAACCCATCAGAGAGTTTTGTCTCAATGTGACAGAAAACTCAAAAAAATCACTCAAAGTTGCTTCTAATGCTTGCCGTTCTTCATCCAGATGAAAAGTTTTTTGCGAGTCGCCACCGGGGATTTGCAACGAGATAGTTTTATCTAATAGTGCAAATTGTGCCCTTAGTAAAAGAATTTTAGGATGACGCTTGCCATTGACAAATCTACCCTGTTCGTCAACAATTGCAAACTCTCGGTCATATTGTAGTGCCCCACTAGCAAGAACTCTAGCATTCTCAACTTCAACACCATCTAATGACTTAACTGGATACAATAAAACCTTTGCTAGGTAAGGCGTCATAGCAATTTTGGATTTTAGTTCGCACCTTTGTTGCGCTTCCAGCGCAATTTGGATTTTGGATTAAAAATTGGTGTCAGAATTCTGACTTCTGAATTCTGACTTCTGAATTCTTAATTATGGATATACTGGCGATTTATCGATTCCGCCAACATGATTTAGAGGCCAGAAGCGAACTACAGCACGTCCAATAATATTCTGGCGGGGGACAAGACCCCAACAACGGCCGTCGTAACTACTGTTACGATTATCACCTAGTACTAAATATGAATCAGCTGGTATGGTCTGGGGTTTTGCTAAAAAAGGCGGCTGTGGCCCTGATTGGCAAACATCAATAACTGTGGTCTGCCCAGAACTGAGGTAATTTGCTTCTGGGAGAGGTTTATTGTTGATATAAACTTTGCCATCCTTAAGTTGTATTTTTTCTCCAGGTAGGGCAATTATACGTTTAATAAAAGCATCTTGATATTGTTCTTTTTGTAGCTCTTTTGTCGGTGAAAACACTACTATGTCGCCCCGTTGCGGGTCAGCAAATTTATACTTCAACTTATCGACAATAATTTTGTCTGCTTCCCACTGGTTTGGTGTACCATGAAGAGTTGGTTCCATTGATCCAGAAGGAATCCAGCGTGCTTCCGCAACAAAGGTACGAATTCCCAGAGCTAGAACAATGCTCAATACAATTGTTCTACCTAGCTCTGCGATCCAGGAATTATCAGGTTGTTGACTAGAGTTGTTATCAGACACTTGATTATGCATGAAATTACTTAACTTAACGAAAGATGTAGGTAATTAACTCGCCTAGTGAGACTTTATCTGTTAATCTTAACGGGAAATTTTTAATTTCCTAGTCATATTTGCATGTTGACTACCAATTTTAGATTGTGAAGGAGGCAGGGGGCAGGGAGCGGGGGGAAATGACCCCTGACTTCTGCGTTGGAATGAAGGGGGAAATATGTTCTTACGTCCCCCAATAAGAGTTAAGTGGTTCTCGTACCCTTCGGGAAGCTAGCGCAACATGCCTCTCTTGTTAAAAATAAACTTTTTTTTAAAGCGCGGCAAAAATTTGTTACTGCGATCGCGAATAAGTTTAACCTAAAAGCATGGTTCTCTGTAATACATAGCCTCCTGTCTAAACTTGGTTATCACTATGTCATCTCCAAAAAGTTTACTAATTCGCCGCGCTCGCATCATCTTACCCAATGGTGAACTGATGGTTGGGGATGTGTTGACGCGCGATCGCCAAATAGTCGAAGTTGCATCAGAAATACCCCAAACGGCAGTAGTCACTGAAGTTGACGCAGAAGGCTTAACTTTGTTGCCAGGAGTTATCGATCCGCAGGTACATTTTCGGGAACCTGGACTAGAACACAAGGAAGATTTATTTACCGCCAGTTGTGCCTGTGCGAAAGGGGGAGTCACTTCTTTTTTAGAAATGCCCAATACGCGCCCTCTGACAACCACACAGCAGGCTTTAGACGACAAGCTAGAACGTGCCTCACAGAAGTCCTTGGTTAATTATGGCTTTTTTATTGGGGCAACAGCAGAGAATCTACCAGATTTGCTTTTAGCAAAGCCAACACCGGGAATTAAGATTTTCATGGGTTCGATGCATGGTCAGTTGCTAATTGATGGTGAAACAGCATTAGAGGCGATATTTGCCAAAGGCGATCGCTTGATTGCTGTTCATGCCGAAGACCAAGCTAGAATTAACCAACGCCGCCAAGAATTTGCCAACATTCACGATCCAGCCATTCACTCGCAAATTCAAGACGATCAAGCGGCGTTGCTGGCAACCCAACAAGCATTAAAACTTTCTCAAAAATATCAACGTCGGCTGCATATTCTTCATTTGTCAACGGCACTGGAAGCAGATTTGCTGCGTCAGGAGAAACCAAGCTGGGTGACAGCAGAGGTAACACCACAACATTTGTTGTTGAATACTAGTGCTTATGAGGAGATTGGTACATTAGCACAGATGAATCCACCTTTGCGATCGCCCCACGATAACGAAGTTCTCTGGCAAGCTTTGCGCGATGGCGTGATTGATTTCATCGCCACAGATCACGCACCGCACACCTTAGAAGAAAAAGCTCAAGAATACCCCAATAGTCCTTCGGGAATGCCTGGGGTAGAAACTTCTCTCGCTTTGATGTTAACTGCGGCAATGCAAGGAAAGTGTACTGTAGCTCAAGTTGTGAACTGGATGTCTAAAGCTGTAGCTGTGGCTTATGGTATTCCCAATAAGGGAGCGATCGCACCTGGCTATGATGCCGATTTAGTGCTTGTAGATTTAAATACATATCATCCAGTGCGGCGCGAAGAACTTTTAACCAAATGCCATTGGAGTCCCTTTGAAGGCTGGAACCTCACCGGCTGGGCTAAAACCACTATTGTCGGTGGTGAAATAGTTTATGACAAAGGCCAGGTAAATACGCAATTACGGGGTCAAGCTTTAACTTTCTTATAGCAAATATTTATTTAAGCTTACGTAGTAGACAAATAATTTTACATCAAAGTCATACTTGAACTGGCAAGATTTTCATCTATCCAGAGTCAAGACTAAACCAATGCGGTTTGGTTAAAACCAAAAGGCGAAAATCCTTGTTTTTCCCCCTTTACCCTTTTAACCAAAGGGTATTGACTTGTCCATGTATCCAAAATTGCAACTTGAAACACTGAATTTATTTATAAGTGTTTCAAGTCAAATCTTCAATAATTACTCTCTTTCCACTATTTAAGATTACCTATTTTCTTTCCCCTGCTTGGCGTGCTTGGCGTCCTTCTCTAACGAGAGGCTAACGCGTTGGCGTCAGCCTCTCGCAGAGAAGGCGGTTCGTAAAAAAGCTTAGGTATTCTTTCAGTCGGATAGAAGTAAACAAAATGAGATTATATTGCAATTAATCTCATTTAATCCAGGTAATGTATTCCCTAGTAACTATGCCCGGAAACATAACCATAGAAATAATCAAGGAGAATTGCTATGTCCTTCAGAATTTTGACTTTAGACGGCGGCGGTATTCGCGGAATCGTTGCAGCACGAATCCTTCAACAAGTAGAACAAGAAATTAGAAATCAGGGTAAAGGAGAGTTTTTACACGAATATTTTGACCTGATTGCTGGCACTTCTACTGGTTCAATACTAACAGGAGGAATTGCTGTTGGAAAGACGAGTGATGAACTAATTCAACTGTATAGAGATCAGGGTAAAGAGATATTCCCACCGGATAGAAAAGAGCGCTATAAAAACTTTCCGTCTATCATCAGATCAATCCTTGAGGTTTTTTCAGCATCGAAATATTCTCATTATGGAATTACTAACGTCCTGAAAGAGGCATATTCTTATACAAGAATCAAGGATATTGAAAAACCCATTATCTTGATTCTTGCTTACGATACCCTATATCGCAATACAACCTTTTTTACAAATTGTCATCCCGACTTAGGAGATCGATGGTACGATGACTGTTATTTATGGGAAATATGTACCGCTTCTGCATCAGCACCCACTTTTTTCCCACCATATAAATTAGAACCTGTAGATAAACAAAAATTCGGTGATTGGGAATTCCCACACATTGACGGAGGAGTTTCTGCTAATAACCCTTCTCTGGCAGCTTTGAGTCTAGTTATGAGGGTAAGTCAGTCTTCAGTCTCTCAAGAAATCAAGGAACAATATAAACTGGATAATCTACGATTGGAAGATATTTCTATCCTTTCTATTGGCACTGGTCAAACTGGTGAACCATATCAATATGAGCAAATAAAAAGTTGGAGAGGTTTAGACTGGGTAAAAAATCTTACTAACATCTTTATGGAACCTACATCTGAGATTGGTAGTACGATTTGCCGACAAATTATGGGTGGATATGATTCTAAACGTTACTTACGTCTTCAGTTTGATTTAAATGAGACATTTAAACCTAAGCCAAAAGAGACTTATAAAGATCCTCGCATTGTATTACCTCCAGAAGATCGAACAAACCGATTTACAGGAGAAAAAGTCACTGAAGAAATAGATAATACTAATTCCGAGATTCTTCAGCAGTTAATAGATACTACCTCTGCATTTCTTGATCGAGGTCTTACGTACTATACCAGAGACGACTCTGGTTCGCCGATCAAAAAGGCGATCGCCTCTTTCATTAGAGATAACTAGTACTTTGTCAAGCTAGCTTTGAGGTTTCGTAGCAAAGTCATTACTACAAACTTGTTGACTATCAAGAATTTCAACTTGATCAACTACAGTGCATCCACGTAGGTATATTAACCTCAACTAATTTATGATAAAACATCTCGTATTTCTACGATAATTTCTGTAGAAATACGAGATGTTTTAGTTAATATTTTCTTGACATCAGTGCTAATTACAGATGTGAATATAAGAATTTCTTGCTAGTTACAAGTATTAAAACTAATTTAAAAAATTAAAAATTAGTCTCTTTTATGTATAGATTGTGAACTTAACTTGGGAATACTAAGTGTAAGGAAATTTAAGCGATGTATACAGAACTTGATTATTGTTTAATTTTTCTCTACTAGATTTAGTTGCTAAATGAATTCAGATTGCTTCCGTGAATGACAGTCAGGAACTAATCTAGTTCAACAAAACTGACTAAATTCTGTAAAAACTCTCATTTAACCCAACAACAGTTTATTTACGCTTGCTTGATTCGTACACCCATCTAAATCAGCTTTTTACTGCTTATTACAGCAATCAAGCTATTAGATGCCAAATCCTGAATATATATCCCGTTCAGTTAAGAATCCTGTAGGTTCAATACTATTCGGATAAGATATCTCTGCTTGGATTGACTCCCTTTTTAAGGTTATGAAGGGAAAAGTAGTCTCCCTTTTAAAAGAGAGCCAGTGCGTTACGAACTTTTCCAAACTTATAGTAACTGGCGTTAGTTTTGCTGACTGCCAATTTTCGATTGAAGAAAAGTCAATTTGAGATTTTTTAGTTGAGATAACAATGTTAGTAACTTACAGTGGTGAACGTGGTAGTGGCAGATAGGAGGAGTGTAAATTTCACTCTCGAATATTTGCAGAAATTTTTTATCTTGCGATCAAAAAAAGTGAAATTCCTCATATTGGAGTCGGGAGATAAGCTTAAATCACAGTAATGACTTTGCTAATATCATAATTGAATGGTACGAGTTCGACTTGACGAGTACCCCCATCTCCATAGGTCAAACTCACACTCAGATAACTATCTGGCTTGTAGGGTAATCGTTCAGCCCATTCAATTGCCACAATTCCTGGTATAAATTCAACACCTTCCCAGTAACTTTCTAAATTCAGGGCTGCAACTTCTTGTGGTTCTAAGCGATATAAATCCAGGTGGTAAAGGGGGAGGCATCCTTCTGTGTACTCATTAATCAGCGTGAAAGTAGGACTGACAATAGGTTCAACAATTCCCAAACCTTTGCCAATACCTTGAACTAGGGTAGTTTTGCCAGCCCCTAAATCACCTTCTAGTAAAATTACACTGCCAGGGGTCAGGGATTCACCAAAAGTAATACCTAAGTGTAGCGTCGCTTCTGCATCTGCAAGAAAAATTTTCATAATTTAGTCATTAGTCATTGGTCATCTTCCTTAATTTTGAATTTTGAATTCCCCGAAGCGGCTGACCTCTACCGTACCACCGCAATAACACTCGTGCTAGTTTCTGCGGATTGTGACGTACAAAACCTGTTTCATCTTCATATAAAACATTAGCTGGAACAATTCTCCGCCCTAGCTGAGTTACGGCTTCTCTATCCAGAAAAACGGGATGGGAGTTTTGTTGGGCGTAGCGGATGAGTGATTGCTCTGAGGGGGATTTTTTGTGTATTAGTACAGCATCGAATAGCCGTCTTTCCCCACAAGCAGCATCAATTGCTCTGATGTGGTCGGCAACAGTGTAACCTTCAGTTTCTCCTGGTTGAGTCATTATATTGCAGATATAAATACGGGGGGCATCTGTTTGAGCGATCGCATCAGCAATTTCTGGTACTAATAAATTAGGAATCAAACTTGTATAAAGGCTACCTGGGCCAATAATAATGTAATCAGCTTCTTTAAGTGCCTTAATTGCTGCTGGCACCGCTGGAGGATTAGCCGGAATGCAGCCAATTTTAACAATTTTACCGCCAGCTTTGGGAATACTAGACTCCCCATCAATACGGCGACCATCGGCTAATTCTGCCCAGAGGCGAACATCACTGAGAGTTGCTGGTAGTACTTGTCCGCGCACCGCTAGCACTTTAGAACTAGCTGCAACTGCTTGTTCTAAATCTCCAGTAATATCACTCATAGCCGTTAAAAACAAATTGCCAAAACTGTGACCCGTTAACCCATCTCCAGCCCGAAAACGGTATTGAAACAATTCTGTTAATAACTTTTCTTCATCGGCTAGCGCAGCCAAACAATTACGGATATCCCCTGGTGGTAGCACACCAAATTCTTGGCGCAACCGCCCAGAAGATCCGCCATCATCGGCGACAGTGACAATTGCAGTAATATTAGCGCTGTAGGTTTTCAACCCTCTCAACAACGTAGAAAGTCCCGTACCACCACCAATTACCACTATTTTTGGGCCTCGGTACAATCGACGATGAGCCAGCAAAACATCAATCAGTTCTTCTCCTCCTTCCGCTCTCAGTACCTTAGTAATTGAGCCGACAGTCCGAGTTTGCCCCCAAAGCACTAACAGCAAACCGCCAAGCAACACCAAAGGGCCGCTGATATAGTTGGGTAAGATGTTGGTGATTACTCCCAGAAAATTCCTAATCAACTCAATCATCAAAAAAATTGGGGTCAGCTTAATCCAGATAGCTAACCCCAAACTTGCCAGCAGTACACCCCCAACACTAATCAACAACCAACGTTTTACCGATAGTCCAGGGGATAACCATTTGAACCACTGGTTAACCCGATAGGAAGTACGAGAGCGCGACTGCTTTTGCAGGGCGTTGAGGGCTTGTCTCAGAAAACCAATTGACATACCTGATTCGGAGCAGTGCTACAAACAATAATTAACAGAAAACGTACACCACTTGGTTTAAAACCATAGGCGTGAAACTATTATATTTGTCAATCCCATTAGACTAAGAATAAGTGGTCAAGATTGCCAGTATTCCTAGTGAGAGAATTTTTCGGGTATTTAGACGCCAACTGAGAGACTGAGCAAGAAGTGGTGTAGTTTAATTACTTGAAAAGTACTGTAAAAAATATCCTGGCTTGGTAAAAGTGAATTTAATGGAAAAACGAATTTTAGGATTAGATCCAGGATTGGCAATTTTAGGATTTGGGGCAATTAGCTGCACACAAAATCCCAACAAAATACCAGAGACTACAGTAAATATGCTGGATTTTGGAGTAATTAAAACGTCAGCAGATGTAGAAATGGGACAGCGCCTATGTACCTTATTCGATGACTTACACACCGTAATGGAGGAATTTCAACCAGATTTGGTTGCGATCGAGAAACTATTCTTCTATCGGATGTCAAGTACAATTCTGGTTGCACAGGCGCGGGGTATAGTTATTTTAGTGTTGGGGCAGCGTCGTCTTCCCTACGTAGAGTTTACTCCTGCTCAAATTAAACAAGCTTTAACAGGCTATGGCAATGCCGATAAGTCGGAAGTGCAAGAAGCGGTGGCGAGGGAGTTAGATTTAGATGAGATTCCTAAGCCGGATGATGCTGCGGATGCGTTGGCGGTGGCTTTGACGGCTTCGTATCAGATGTAGAGGTGTACACAAACAATAAAGTTCTTTACTGGTTCGTAAAGTCCTTTACTAACTGTCACAGAGTAAAAATATTTACAGCAATTTGATATCAAACCCACCACAAAGCTCGTAAACTGTAAAAATGTTAAGAATAGTATTTAAAGATGGCAGCATATTCAATTGACTTACGACAAAAGATATTAAGTGCGTGGCAAAACAAAGAAGGCGGCCAAAGGGAATTAGCAAAACGATTTAAAGTCAGTTTGTCTTTTATTCGTGACTTTTTATGCCGGTATCGAGAGACGGCAGAGATTGCTGCCGGACCCCAAGGAGGAGACCGCCGCTCGAAGCTTAATAGTATTGAGCAAGAATTGTTAAAGGTAATCGTGACAGAGCAAAGCGATATATATTTGCGAGAAATTCAAGAAGCCATAAAAGAGCGCACAGAAATAGACGTAAGTATATCCAGTTTATCCCGCACTCTTAAACGCTTAAAATTAAATCGGAAAAAAAAACTTTAGTATCGACTGAGCAAACTACAGAAAGAGTACAAAAATTGCGCTATGAATTTCGACTTTGGCTAGATACGATAGATGTCAAAAACCTGATATTTATTGATGAAATAGGTGTAAATCTGTCTATGACAAGACATTATGCCAGAGGAATTGACGGCGGAAGAATCTATGATGAGCGACCAGGTAATAAAGGCAAAAACATCACCGTAATTGGGGCTATGAGTGATGAGGGATTAATTGCCACTATGACTTTTCCAGGTAGTCTGAACACTGCTAGCTTTTTAGTTTTTATTGAGCAAATATTACTACCTCAGTTATGGATTGGAGCAATTATAGTCATGGACAATTTACCCGTTCATTATGCTGCAACTGCAAAATCTGGCGTTGCATAATAGAGAGATGAATTGAGGTCATCTACTGTGCAATGTCCATACTGCGGCTCTACGGAAATCAGAAAGAATGGGAAACGTAAAGGTAAACAAAATCACATTTGTACTCATTGCAATCGCCAATTTATTGATGTATACGATCAGCCAAAAGGATATTCAGAAGAACTAAAACAAGAATGCTTAAAAATCTACCTTAACGGCATGGGTTTTCGTGGTATTGAACGAGTTAAAGGCGTACACCATACTACGATCATCTATTGGGTCAAACAACTAG
This Nostoc sp. C052 DNA region includes the following protein-coding sequences:
- a CDS encoding MOSC domain-containing protein; the encoded protein is MTPYLAKVLLYPVKSLDGVEVENARVLASGALQYDREFAIVDEQGRFVNGKRHPKILLLRAQFALLDKTISLQIPGGDSQKTFHLDEERQALEATLSDFFEFSVTLRQNSLMGFPDDKNSLGPTVISTATLTEVASWFPGLSVDEMRRRMRANIEISGVPAFWEDQLFSEPGDLVSFRVGDVHFFGVNPCQRCIVPTRDSFLGEAYPNFQKIFATQRQATLPNWVSPTPFKHFYSLSVNTQLPPSSAGKILQIGDEVDILPQQS
- the lepB gene encoding signal peptidase I; translated protein: MHNQVSDNNSSQQPDNSWIAELGRTIVLSIVLALGIRTFVAEARWIPSGSMEPTLHGTPNQWEADKIIVDKLKYKFADPQRGDIVVFSPTKELQKEQYQDAFIKRIIALPGEKIQLKDGKVYINNKPLPEANYLSSGQTTVIDVCQSGPQPPFLAKPQTIPADSYLVLGDNRNSSYDGRCWGLVPRQNIIGRAVVRFWPLNHVGGIDKSPVYP
- a CDS encoding dihydroorotase, which translates into the protein MSSPKSLLIRRARIILPNGELMVGDVLTRDRQIVEVASEIPQTAVVTEVDAEGLTLLPGVIDPQVHFREPGLEHKEDLFTASCACAKGGVTSFLEMPNTRPLTTTQQALDDKLERASQKSLVNYGFFIGATAENLPDLLLAKPTPGIKIFMGSMHGQLLIDGETALEAIFAKGDRLIAVHAEDQARINQRRQEFANIHDPAIHSQIQDDQAALLATQQALKLSQKYQRRLHILHLSTALEADLLRQEKPSWVTAEVTPQHLLLNTSAYEEIGTLAQMNPPLRSPHDNEVLWQALRDGVIDFIATDHAPHTLEEKAQEYPNSPSGMPGVETSLALMLTAAMQGKCTVAQVVNWMSKAVAVAYGIPNKGAIAPGYDADLVLVDLNTYHPVRREELLTKCHWSPFEGWNLTGWAKTTIVGGEIVYDKGQVNTQLRGQALTFL
- a CDS encoding patatin-like phospholipase family protein; this encodes MSFRILTLDGGGIRGIVAARILQQVEQEIRNQGKGEFLHEYFDLIAGTSTGSILTGGIAVGKTSDELIQLYRDQGKEIFPPDRKERYKNFPSIIRSILEVFSASKYSHYGITNVLKEAYSYTRIKDIEKPIILILAYDTLYRNTTFFTNCHPDLGDRWYDDCYLWEICTASASAPTFFPPYKLEPVDKQKFGDWEFPHIDGGVSANNPSLAALSLVMRVSQSSVSQEIKEQYKLDNLRLEDISILSIGTGQTGEPYQYEQIKSWRGLDWVKNLTNIFMEPTSEIGSTICRQIMGGYDSKRYLRLQFDLNETFKPKPKETYKDPRIVLPPEDRTNRFTGEKVTEEIDNTNSEILQQLIDTTSAFLDRGLTYYTRDDSGSPIKKAIASFIRDN
- the tsaE gene encoding tRNA (adenosine(37)-N6)-threonylcarbamoyltransferase complex ATPase subunit type 1 TsaE, with the protein product MKIFLADAEATLHLGITFGESLTPGSVILLEGDLGAGKTTLVQGIGKGLGIVEPIVSPTFTLINEYTEGCLPLYHLDLYRLEPQEVAALNLESYWEGVEFIPGIVAIEWAERLPYKPDSYLSVSLTYGDGGTRQVELVPFNYDISKVITVI
- the yvcK gene encoding gluconeogenesis factor YvcK family protein; amino-acid sequence: MSIGFLRQALNALQKQSRSRTSYRVNQWFKWLSPGLSVKRWLLISVGGVLLASLGLAIWIKLTPIFLMIELIRNFLGVITNILPNYISGPLVLLGGLLLVLWGQTRTVGSITKVLRAEGGEELIDVLLAHRRLYRGPKIVVIGGGTGLSTLLRGLKTYSANITAIVTVADDGGSSGRLRQEFGVLPPGDIRNCLAALADEEKLLTELFQYRFRAGDGLTGHSFGNLFLTAMSDITGDLEQAVAASSKVLAVRGQVLPATLSDVRLWAELADGRRIDGESSIPKAGGKIVKIGCIPANPPAVPAAIKALKEADYIIIGPGSLYTSLIPNLLVPEIADAIAQTDAPRIYICNIMTQPGETEGYTVADHIRAIDAACGERRLFDAVLIHKKSPSEQSLIRYAQQNSHPVFLDREAVTQLGRRIVPANVLYEDETGFVRHNPQKLARVLLRWYGRGQPLRGIQNSKLRKMTND
- the ruvC gene encoding crossover junction endodeoxyribonuclease RuvC, with amino-acid sequence MEKRILGLDPGLAILGFGAISCTQNPNKIPETTVNMLDFGVIKTSADVEMGQRLCTLFDDLHTVMEEFQPDLVAIEKLFFYRMSSTILVAQARGIVILVLGQRRLPYVEFTPAQIKQALTGYGNADKSEVQEAVARELDLDEIPKPDDAADALAVALTASYQM
- a CDS encoding IS630 transposase-related protein produces the protein MAAYSIDLRQKILSAWQNKEGGQRELAKRFKVSLSFIRDFLCRYRETAEIAAGPQGGDRRSKLNSIEQELLKVIVTEQSDIYLREIQEAIKERTEIDVSISSLSRTLKRLKLNRKKKL
- a CDS encoding transposase, whose protein sequence is MRYEFRLWLDTIDVKNLIFIDEIGVNLSMTRHYARGIDGGRIYDERPGNKGKNITVIGAMSDEGLIATMTFPGSLNTASFLVFIEQILLPQLWIGAIIVMDNLPVHYAATAKSGVA